CAAAGCCCCTTGTTAATCCACGAGCTTGGTTGGATAGTTTCGAAATAGTGTAATAACATCCGCAACCAGTTCCCTAAAAGCTTTATTGGCCTCTACAGTCATGCTTAAATACTTTGTCTATTCTCGAATTAATGGACCGAATGGAGTTGTCTATCGCGTGCATTTATCGTTAGGGCGGTCAGACGTTATAATATCGCCACAATTCTTCACTGGAATAGATGCAGCCTTAAGCTTCAGATTAGCAAATGCACTTGCAAGCCACATGTCTGTTGGGAGCGGAGGTCCGTATATAAAGAATTTCCTCTGACTTCACTAGGTGAAAATGGTTTACTTTCACGTCGCTTACACTAATAGGGACTTGGAGGGCCACTATTCAAAGTATGTGCCACTATTGTGGGCTTGTCTATGCgcgaaaataaattacttttaatcAGTTATGATCGCTTGCGATTTTTGAAAGCTTGCTGCACGAAAGCATTTGCCAGATTTCATATCAGTAtttaaaaaaggatttttctagttggaaataaatatcaaaCTACGTTTAATTTTGGCCCTAAGTTTATCCCTTGCTTATTCTGTCTGTTATAAGACAAGGCAAGCCCATATCACTCTTTTAATTGACAAAagatattttactttttgtgtgtcaactctttaaaggaaaacaaaaattttgatCTATCAAAATTATCTCGGCCCTAAATTGTCTGTACAAAGAGGAATTCGCCTTACTTTCGTTTCAATCCCAAAACCAGCGGGAACCATGTCATCTCAgtttcgtgaaaaacgcggAATAGCTAGCAGTGGCAATAAGGAACTGCCCACAATGGATCCCACGGAAAGTGACTTTGCTCTGGAGCTAAAACCAGCACCCAAACAGACGTGCATTCCCGAGCACCAACGCCAGAGAATGGCCAGCTCGGACACGAGGTGAGATTAGGtttgaaagaaagaaatgtaAAACCGAATAGTTCACTCGGAAAGGGCAATTTGATTCGTCAGAAAAAAACATATCCACTTAAAATCCTAGTAATAGGTTAAAGAATGTCGATGGTGTTgttattataaaacaaatcaaGCTTAAGCAAAGGAACgaaataaatgtgtataaaattCGAGGTATATAACATGTAGAAGGAACAGTTTtgaccctataaagtatatatgtatattcttaaTAGGGAGTACTAGCTGCGGAATGCGGGATCGAGAGATGTATTTCAGACCAgtcttttaaaatatgttttgttttcttgtactttttatttatgttgttaattattatagttatgtaaaattttaaaatatcttcCCAGCAgtcccactagctgagtaacgggtatccgATAGTCGAGGAAATCGACTCTAGCGTTCACTCGTGTTTCCGATTGACAAATTGccgaacaataatattattcaTCGCTTGcttatttgaataattttacaaaaacTTGTACAATTTTATAACACTCCCTATCCCTTTTAGCGTTTACCAGCGTGAGAGCGTGTTTGATATTCCGGACAAGTCCTGGTCAGTCCTTTATTTTGGATCCGGCAAGGACAGACCCTCGAATTAACTGTAATAGAAAGTCATACTTATCATATATAAGACCGCTGTTTCCCATATCAACATTCCGTTTAGCACCACTTTAAATCGAATGTCTGCAACCGCCTGGCCCACTGATTGACTGCTTCGCCACCGCATCCATCCACCAGTCATCCATCAGATGTCGCGAAATGttatataaaattgaaattcgcCTTCGTGCCAGtgcatatttttctttttatgtgGGTTTTCTTTGGGATGGCTGCAATTGATGATCGTGTTTCTGGCGATTCTGGTTCGTACGATTGTGATTAATGGAGACGGCGTCATTGAGCGCGATCTGCGGTGCTCCAAAGATACTATAGTACTTGATATTTGCACACAGATCGCAGAACGATCCATGATATCATTCATGCCAGCCGACACATTGAACCAAGATTGCTCTTCAGTAGTGTCAAACGAGCATTTCTATTTAAAGCGGAAATAATGGCTTAATGAGGCAAATGACGCGATACTGACACATCTGACAGTTTCTAAATACGCGTGAACTTCAGGAAATGGATGCCCAATTTATGCAATAGTGTCATAGtaattatgaatttttaaataattgttataCGAAATGCTAATCTGTCTATAAATTATCTATCACAGCGTTGACATTAAGAAGGCGTAAGCCATGAAAgatgttttaaaatatgcaTTGATTACAGTTagctttttaatgaaataatctAGTCTTAGCAATATTAAGCAGAAAACTACATTTTGAGAGTAGAAGTTGATTAACCCCTTGGCCGCAtggttattttaaattaaaaataattttaagctAGGGATTTCAAGCTCAACTGACCTTTTGTGATTCCTCGTCCATTAATTCATGGTCTGCCTGCGTTTGAAAATAGCTCCGAAAATAGCTTTCTTTTAAGCGTGCCAAAATCTGTTTGTCTGCTCGTTAGCATATCTGCATGCTGAATATTTGGCACTGGTTGCAGATGGGTGGATACAAAGAGTGTGAACCGCGTGACAGctttaaaattatcaaaaacGAGTAATCTAGATcgataaatataatttttagaCAGTGGTAAGTGGTTATTTAGCTTTCTAAGTGGGTAAGAAAACACCTTATCtatatttgtatgtaatttttttataatatcaaATGACATTAAAGTTGTCCGTTAATCTGAcagtgcaaataaatgaaGACGGGCCAAAGAAATGTCTCATTTCCGCtgcaaatttttgtttgcttgctgCATTTTTCCCTATTGCAAACTACAATTTATAAATCTGCTGAATATGGCAGTGACATCAGTTGGCACTCGGCTCTAACAAGAACACATTAATACCTTTCGAGTGAAAAGTGAGATCACCTTGGCCAATTCTAATTATTTGGCGTGTGAAAGTTCTGAACTGTTAGTGGAATTTATTTGGCCTAATTCCTGGGAGTTCCTTCCAAATGTGTTCACACCAAGATATCCCCATGCAAACAAGTAATACATACATTGCCCGTTCACTTGCCACATTTTGTGGCCTGTTTGCTACTATGTTCTAATTGAAATGGACCTCAAAATTGCTGGTCTCCGAATGTGGCATGCCGCAAACTTCAAAGTTTCGATTTCCTTTGGCCGATTCTGATTGATGCTTATGATTGATGGCGTCGCActcgatttttgtttatttttgtcatTCCTTTTTTCCACCAATTTGATACAATTGAACTTTGTCGTGTGTCCACACAGAATTCTATCCATACATTTATGCCTAGTTTGCTTAAAATGTATGGGCAAGCTCAAAGTCCAAAAAGCCAAAGTCGCCTGTGTTTTCATTTCctcgtttttttcttcttaGCTTTTTTGAACGTCtcatgtttttctttcttcatATGTAGTAAAATCTCACATTTCCATAAGGCAAACACgagcatgtatgtatgtacccGAGAATTGGCGGAGCAATCGAAGCAGCGACAATTGCACTTGCAAGTTGCAACAATCTGTGCGGTAAGTATACTTTATGTCATTTGCTGTGTTATTATGATACTTATGAAAACctatttcaaattgaattaaatctTTCTTAAATcttcagtatttcttcgatcAAGAaggtttgaaaatattgaacgggattttttccagtgtattTTTATGGGGTAAGGAGGGTGAACAGTGTGCAGGGAGTTTCTTTGCTCTGGCCAAATTTCGCCTTACTTGTTGTGGCCGTAAATGCAGCCGCTTTCGAGGGGCCAAAAGGGGGTTGagctgtgggcggtgggtggtgaaTGGAATACTGGTATCTGTCATTGACATGGATGGTCGTCGTGCTTCGTGCCTGCAGCTCAAATgcgttttgcataattttaaaGCCTCTTTAAAGCGAAATGCAATTACGGGCTGCGATTTTGTGACCGAAACTATTTTGCGATCTTCCTCTTCCttttcctatttatttttttggaacaaattgaatttcactcTTCGCTGCACATCGGTGGGGGGTGGATGGGGGAATGGCCAGGGTTTTCATTTCCCATGCGTCGTATACGTGTTATTTGCGAACTCGCAAAGCGCAAACCGTTTCGATCAATTTCTATGCAATTACTTTCTGCCAATTAAAGGGAAATTGATTAATTAGCCTTAGCCAGTGTGAATGAAATATGcttattgaattattgatgATGCCCGGGAAAAGGTTTATGGTTCATGTCTGGCGTTAGTAttcatttcattccatttttCACAAATTAAATTCTCAATGAGAGCCAAAACTAATATGCCAAACACAATTTTCACATTATTCATAACTGAGAAAAATGTAGAAGTGATTTAGGTAGCTTATCTCGATTATTCACATCGATAAGAGTTCCTGAGATGATTCAGAGACATCTGTATATTTAGTATAGCTGAGTCAGATAActagcaaaagaaaaaaaaaatgattgtaacttgtttctttttgtaCTATTTTGTGGTAATGACGCACCCCGAGTGAACTTGAACTTTATGTCAAGTGACAGTAATTGAAATGTCTTCATATTGTTTCCAAAATTTGGGTCAATTTATGCTAAATTTTTTGGAATGCCCACAAGTGAATAATTCGAATAGTTTTAATTACCCGTTGTGTACTATACAGACTCGGGCTAAAATTATTCTAGGTACAGTTTATCACAGGTTGCATAACTTTATAAAGAATTATGAATATTCATAGAACCagaaataaaactgtgttctGCTCTATGGCATGTGATTGCCGTCTGAGTGTAAAGATATTGAAATCGATTAGTTAAAAGCGAACAAGAAAATCAACAATATGAAAAACGCCAGACAATGTGGCTCTTGGAACTGGTGGCCACGCATAATTCTTGAGCGACTGGCTTGAAACTATTCTACTgagaaaaatatcaaattttattatttcgatTTGGATAATAATTAACGTCTAGTTCGgtatatacacattttattaaaacttagtaggaaataaaaagatttaataatcattttattgagtaaaaatatttaattattttcatttgattaatatttgtatattatgaCAATACGAAAAAGTAAAAGGAGTTGTTCGTATAGTAAAAGTGCTTACTTAATTCGTTTATATGTAGGTAACAGATTAAAGGAGCCCGacaacttttttgtttacaataatttggtttttttgtctTTCCAATTTCTGTCGATATGAATTTCTCCCTTGCAGTCCaaccagctgggtaacgggtatctgatagtcggggcaTTCGGCTATAGCGATCTCTCTTGCTTACTTGTAAGGATATATTATAGGAAGTGATCTAGTTGATGGGCATTATG
This genomic interval from Drosophila teissieri strain GT53w chromosome 3L, Prin_Dtei_1.1, whole genome shotgun sequence contains the following:
- the LOC122617444 gene encoding uncharacterized protein LOC122617444 gives rise to the protein MSSQFREKRGIASSGNKELPTMDPTESDFALELKPAPKQTCIPEHQRQRMASSDTSVYQRESVFDIPDKSWSVLYFGSGKDRPSN